The following are encoded in a window of Nibricoccus aquaticus genomic DNA:
- a CDS encoding o-succinylbenzoate synthase gives MTFRFAARRYALPFRHPVRTAHGLWTTREGIIVRISDESGAAGYGEAAPIAWFGTETVDEIEAVCREVRAEVDAERLDAIPGTVGLLRGAVAAARGMLRLRARSGASEEGTRAKDYLPVAALLPAGRAVLDAVGLKAETGFRTFKWKVGVSDIGDELSLLDDLIAKLPNGSKLRLDANGAWDRRKAERWLERCADRPVEFVEQPIDAAARGADDLLLGLAGDFPTPVALDESVTGMREVERWIGAGWPGFFVIKPSLLGDAESALEKLKAAKAKVIFSSALETGIGAREALRVAFEFGGETRALGFGVWPLFEDARFDGPHLAPFIRAEDVERMNPEAIWNALS, from the coding sequence GTGACTTTTCGTTTTGCAGCACGTCGTTATGCTTTGCCGTTCCGTCATCCGGTGCGGACGGCGCATGGGTTATGGACGACGCGCGAGGGCATCATTGTGCGGATAAGCGATGAAAGCGGTGCGGCGGGCTATGGTGAGGCAGCTCCGATTGCGTGGTTTGGGACCGAGACCGTGGATGAGATTGAGGCGGTCTGCCGCGAAGTGCGGGCGGAGGTGGATGCTGAGCGATTGGATGCGATTCCGGGGACGGTGGGGTTGCTGCGTGGAGCGGTTGCGGCGGCGCGAGGAATGTTGAGGTTACGCGCGCGGAGTGGGGCGAGTGAAGAGGGAACGCGGGCGAAGGACTATTTGCCGGTTGCGGCTTTGCTGCCGGCGGGGCGTGCGGTGCTGGATGCGGTGGGGCTGAAGGCGGAGACGGGGTTCAGGACGTTTAAGTGGAAGGTCGGTGTCAGTGATATCGGCGATGAGTTGTCGTTGCTCGATGACTTGATCGCGAAGCTGCCGAATGGATCGAAGCTGCGACTCGATGCGAATGGGGCCTGGGATCGGCGCAAGGCGGAGCGGTGGCTAGAGCGGTGTGCGGACCGGCCGGTGGAATTTGTGGAGCAACCCATCGATGCGGCGGCGCGCGGGGCGGATGATTTATTGCTGGGACTGGCGGGAGATTTTCCGACGCCGGTGGCGCTGGATGAATCGGTGACGGGTATGCGTGAAGTGGAACGGTGGATCGGTGCGGGGTGGCCGGGTTTTTTTGTGATCAAACCGTCGTTGCTTGGAGATGCGGAGAGTGCGTTGGAGAAATTGAAAGCGGCGAAGGCGAAGGTGATTTTTTCGTCGGCGTTGGAGACAGGGATCGGAGCGCGGGAGGCGTTGCGGGTGGCGTTTGAATTTGGCGGGGAGACGCGGGCGCTGGGGTTTGGTGTGTGGCCGCTGTTTGAGGACGCGCGATTCGATGGGCCGCATCTGGCACCGTTCATCCGTGCGGAGGATGTGGAGCGGATGAATCCGGAGGCCATATGGAACGCGCTGAGTTAA
- a CDS encoding AMP-binding protein, with translation MERAELRKLVEATGCAVERGGFVFLCDPKWGAEERAQLAEILVEAERGGGGESGRGWLCVPSGGTSGRLKFARHDEQTLGAAVSGFCGHFGLTRVNAVDVLPPHHVSGLMARVRCAVTGGRHVSWSWKELEAGVRPELAAVADGWVLSVVPTQLQRLMGSVAAVEWLRGFRVIFVGGGPAWAELTEEAAKAGLPVSLCYGMTETAAMMAALRPEEFAAGGRSCGAVMPHARVEIVDDATGEEVAAGETGLVRIGGGSLLRGYFPEQPGGVSGEDGARVFVTEDLGRMDERGQLHVIGRRDAVIITGGKKVFPAEVEAVLRASGEFADVAVIGAADTEWGQRVVAFYPAGRKALDMQRVEAALESIAGYKRPKAFVAVAAWPRNEQGKVNREALRRIAE, from the coding sequence ATGGAACGCGCTGAGTTAAGGAAGCTGGTCGAGGCAACGGGCTGCGCGGTGGAGCGCGGCGGGTTTGTTTTTTTGTGCGATCCGAAGTGGGGTGCGGAGGAGCGCGCGCAGCTGGCGGAGATTTTGGTGGAAGCTGAGCGCGGAGGCGGTGGAGAGAGCGGGCGTGGCTGGTTGTGCGTGCCGAGCGGCGGGACGAGCGGGCGGTTGAAGTTTGCGCGTCATGATGAGCAGACGCTGGGAGCAGCGGTATCGGGATTTTGCGGACACTTCGGGCTGACGCGGGTGAATGCGGTGGACGTGCTGCCGCCGCATCATGTGAGCGGGCTTATGGCGCGGGTGCGTTGCGCGGTGACCGGCGGGCGGCATGTGAGCTGGAGCTGGAAGGAGCTGGAGGCGGGCGTGCGGCCGGAGCTGGCGGCGGTGGCGGATGGGTGGGTGCTGTCGGTTGTGCCGACACAGTTGCAGCGGTTGATGGGATCGGTGGCGGCGGTGGAGTGGCTGCGGGGCTTTCGGGTGATTTTTGTGGGCGGTGGGCCGGCGTGGGCGGAGTTGACGGAAGAGGCGGCGAAGGCGGGGCTGCCGGTGTCGCTTTGTTATGGGATGACGGAGACGGCGGCGATGATGGCGGCGTTGAGGCCGGAGGAATTTGCGGCGGGCGGACGGAGTTGTGGGGCGGTGATGCCGCACGCGCGGGTGGAAATCGTCGATGATGCGACGGGCGAAGAAGTGGCTGCGGGCGAGACGGGGTTGGTGCGGATTGGCGGCGGGAGTTTGTTGCGCGGGTATTTTCCGGAGCAGCCGGGCGGAGTGAGCGGGGAGGATGGGGCGCGGGTTTTTGTGACGGAGGATTTGGGGCGGATGGATGAGCGCGGGCAGTTGCACGTGATCGGGCGGCGGGATGCGGTGATCATCACGGGAGGGAAGAAAGTTTTCCCGGCGGAGGTGGAGGCGGTGTTGCGTGCGAGCGGTGAGTTCGCGGATGTCGCGGTGATCGGCGCGGCGGATACGGAGTGGGGGCAGCGGGTGGTGGCGTTTTATCCGGCGGGCCGGAAGGCGCTGGATATGCAGCGCGTGGAGGCGGCGCTGGAATCGATCGCGGGGTATAAGCGGCCGAAGGCGTTTGTGGCGGTGGCCGCGTGGCCGCGGAATGAGCAGGGGAAGGTGAACCGTGAGGCGCTGAGGCGCATCGCGGAATGA
- a CDS encoding acyl-CoA thioesterase, whose amino-acid sequence MPFVYQRTIHFPDTDAAGVVFFPNYLAICHEAYEESLAAAGISVRTFFMENTLIVPVSKSSAEYLRPLFCGDKIAVTVKPVRLTPDTYAIEFEMTRLDPKPSKPVAHVRTSHVCIRSDNRQRTPLPEALAAWVDNAS is encoded by the coding sequence ATGCCCTTCGTTTACCAACGCACGATCCACTTCCCCGATACCGACGCCGCCGGCGTCGTCTTCTTCCCCAACTACCTCGCGATCTGCCACGAAGCCTACGAAGAATCCCTCGCCGCCGCCGGCATCAGCGTCCGCACCTTCTTCATGGAAAACACGCTCATCGTCCCTGTTTCCAAAAGCTCCGCCGAGTACCTCCGCCCCCTTTTCTGCGGCGATAAAATCGCCGTCACCGTGAAGCCCGTCCGCCTCACGCCCGACACCTACGCCATCGAATTCGAGATGACCCGCCTGGACCCAAAACCCTCCAAGCCAGTCGCCCACGTCCGTACCAGTCACGTCTGCATCCGCTCCGACAACCGCCAGCGCACCCCGCTCCCCGAAGCCCTCGCCGCCTGGGTCGATAACGCATCCTAA
- a CDS encoding response regulator — protein MSVLIPILTYRFDTLLFAGLSLFALLLCRSAIHHRRPGCQLAPATWWFLAAAILLGAALAEWAGNARHRSLEKIYSSLGPTYALELQKLGHARVTTSTPPNDPAYLALIEAQKNWLRVNPFIADIYTFRRHDPARVAFIVDSETDYNRDGMFDGTREQRTLIGEIYEETTPDFLAVFDGQSTFDTTFKADRWGLWVSSLTPIYDENGRVEAGVGIDFPAADWVTTIAISRALTLGAMLALVAAFLFREILFTLIRAEAHQRKNTEHELHSAVTAAEHANHARGEFLAVMSHEIRTPLTAVLGFASVLSETRLDPTQRRYVDTIISAGDRLVAMLNDVLDLSKMEEGKLTLDSIAWSPALLLNEVVDLLTPSAMEKGLRLRCDQQFSDALAVEGDPARVRQILVNLVNNAVKFTDHGEITVRGRWIPPDLGAPRGKLIFEVQDSGIGIPSDKLPGLFKQFTPQPGRPRRANGSGLGLTLSKRLLDLMGGTIAVDSIFGHGSTFTVTLPTSPAQLARPIDLPGSSRPPVSTSTPPMRGRALVVDDHSVNRELLKIMLRRQGYLADLATNGAEAIALTAATTYSIIFMDLEMPGMDGFTTTQKIRASEPTGRRIPIVAVTATTTKGTREKCLAAGMDEYLTKPVYLPALKSTLEAMTDAAPAARNDQ, from the coding sequence ATGAGCGTGCTCATTCCCATCCTCACCTACCGGTTCGACACCCTCCTCTTCGCAGGCCTGTCGCTCTTCGCCCTGCTCCTGTGCCGCAGCGCCATCCACCACCGCCGCCCCGGCTGCCAGCTCGCACCCGCCACTTGGTGGTTCCTCGCCGCCGCCATCCTCCTCGGTGCCGCCCTCGCCGAATGGGCCGGTAACGCCCGCCACCGCTCCCTCGAAAAAATCTACAGCAGCCTCGGCCCCACCTACGCCCTCGAACTCCAAAAACTCGGCCACGCCCGCGTCACCACCAGCACTCCACCCAACGATCCCGCCTACCTCGCCCTCATCGAAGCCCAGAAAAACTGGCTCCGCGTCAACCCCTTCATCGCCGACATCTACACCTTCCGCCGCCACGACCCCGCCCGCGTCGCCTTCATCGTGGATTCAGAAACCGACTACAACCGCGACGGCATGTTCGACGGCACCCGCGAACAACGCACCCTCATCGGCGAGATCTACGAAGAAACCACCCCCGACTTCCTCGCCGTCTTCGACGGCCAGTCCACCTTTGACACCACTTTCAAGGCCGATCGCTGGGGCCTCTGGGTCTCCTCCCTCACCCCCATCTACGACGAAAACGGCCGCGTTGAAGCCGGCGTCGGCATCGACTTCCCCGCCGCCGACTGGGTCACCACCATCGCCATCTCCCGCGCCCTCACCCTCGGCGCCATGCTCGCCCTCGTCGCCGCATTCCTCTTCCGCGAAATCCTCTTCACCCTCATCCGCGCCGAGGCCCACCAGCGCAAAAACACCGAGCACGAACTCCACTCCGCCGTCACCGCCGCCGAACACGCCAACCACGCCCGCGGCGAATTCCTCGCCGTCATGAGCCACGAAATCCGCACGCCCCTCACCGCCGTGCTCGGCTTCGCCAGCGTCCTCTCCGAAACCCGCCTCGACCCCACCCAGCGCCGCTACGTCGACACCATCATCAGCGCCGGCGACCGCCTCGTCGCCATGCTCAACGACGTCCTCGACCTCAGCAAAATGGAGGAAGGCAAACTCACCCTCGACTCCATCGCCTGGTCCCCCGCCCTCCTCCTCAACGAAGTCGTCGATCTCCTCACGCCCTCCGCCATGGAGAAAGGCCTCCGCCTCCGCTGCGACCAGCAGTTCTCCGACGCCCTCGCCGTCGAAGGCGACCCCGCCCGCGTCCGCCAGATCCTCGTCAACCTCGTCAACAACGCCGTCAAATTCACCGACCACGGCGAGATCACCGTCCGCGGCCGCTGGATACCACCCGACCTCGGCGCCCCGCGCGGCAAACTCATCTTCGAAGTCCAGGACTCCGGCATCGGCATCCCCTCCGATAAACTCCCCGGCCTCTTCAAACAATTCACCCCGCAACCCGGCCGCCCCCGTCGCGCCAACGGCTCCGGCCTCGGCCTCACCCTCAGCAAACGCCTCCTCGATCTCATGGGCGGCACCATCGCCGTCGACAGCATCTTCGGCCACGGCTCCACCTTCACCGTCACGCTTCCCACCTCCCCCGCCCAGCTCGCCCGCCCCATCGATCTCCCCGGCTCCAGCCGCCCGCCCGTCAGCACCTCCACTCCGCCCATGCGCGGCCGCGCCCTCGTCGTGGACGACCACTCCGTCAACCGCGAGCTCCTCAAAATCATGCTCCGCCGCCAGGGCTACCTCGCCGACCTCGCCACCAACGGTGCCGAAGCCATCGCTCTCACCGCCGCCACCACCTACTCCATTATTTTTATGGACCTGGAAATGCCCGGCATGGATGGATTCACCACCACTCAAAAAATCCGCGCCAGTGAACCCACCGGCCGCCGCATCCCCATCGTCGCCGTCACCGCCACCACCACCAAAGGCACCCGCGAAAAATGCCTCGCCGCCGGCATGGACGAGTACCTCACCAAACCCGTTTACCTCCCTGCCCTCAAATCCACCCTCGAAGCCATGACCGATGCCGCACCTGCGGCACGGAATGACCAATGA
- a CDS encoding DUF1802 family protein has translation MNFPAFKEWSVIVSALGTGEQLLILRKGGISEGPAGFQIGATRFWLFPTRFHQQFEKTKPAAARFAPPANTPAALASSAPAHIELRYFADLAHTAFLTDWPAVARLDPHHLWTESTVRERFDWSRPAGLHVLVVRIHKLATPLSLPLTPDMAGCKSWIDLPIPFDAHPSAPVLSDAAFATRLSALSL, from the coding sequence ATGAACTTCCCCGCCTTCAAAGAATGGTCCGTCATCGTCAGCGCCCTCGGCACCGGCGAACAGCTCCTCATCCTCCGCAAAGGCGGCATCTCCGAAGGCCCCGCCGGTTTCCAGATCGGGGCCACCCGCTTCTGGCTCTTCCCGACCCGCTTCCACCAGCAGTTCGAAAAAACCAAACCCGCCGCCGCCCGCTTCGCCCCGCCAGCCAACACTCCCGCCGCCCTCGCCAGTTCCGCGCCCGCTCACATCGAGCTCCGCTACTTCGCCGACCTCGCCCACACCGCCTTTCTCACCGACTGGCCCGCCGTCGCCCGCCTCGACCCTCATCACCTCTGGACCGAGTCCACCGTCCGCGAACGCTTCGACTGGTCCCGCCCCGCCGGCCTCCACGTCCTGGTCGTCCGCATCCATAAACTAGCGACGCCCCTCTCTCTCCCGCTCACCCCCGATATGGCCGGCTGCAAATCCTGGATCGATCTCCCCATTCCCTTCGACGCGCATCCCTCCGCTCCCGTCCTCTCCGACGCCGCCTTCGCCACGCGCCTCTCCGCCTTATCGCTTTAA
- the rimO gene encoding 30S ribosomal protein S12 methylthiotransferase RimO, with product MIKVSLISLGCAKNLVDSEIMVGHLHQAGMTVIPEADKADVVIVNTCSFLNASKEESINTILEQHENRGMRKRRKEQKLIVAGCMSQRFSKELPGAMPEVDAFIGLDQVTKVAPIIEGLFEKERGKKDLPENFVTGRSTYIPDYDTPRFRLTPKHFAYIKIAEGCNHPCAFCIIPQIRGRHRSRTVESVVAEARQLVKEGVKEINLISQDTTYFGMDTWEQRPNPRTPVDSSRGTALTTLLRQLNAIEGDFWIRLLYTHPAHWSDELIKTIAECPKVARYVDMPLQHISDHMLTEMQRETSSAYIRDLVKRIRAGIPGIALRTTFIVGFPGETDADIDELCEFMRTVQFERLGVFRYSQEEGTKASKRTDQLSAKVKEARWHRTMSLQKEIAGNVSKRYVGRTIRVLVEEPGVARGEADAPDIDGRVYVPRELPVGAFIDVEITGYQDYDLLALPPGEKPVEFKVAKQAQ from the coding sequence ATGATCAAAGTCAGTCTCATCTCCCTCGGTTGCGCCAAAAACCTCGTCGATAGCGAGATCATGGTCGGTCACCTCCACCAAGCCGGCATGACGGTTATCCCAGAAGCGGACAAAGCCGATGTCGTCATCGTCAACACCTGCTCCTTCCTCAACGCCTCCAAGGAAGAGTCCATCAACACCATCCTCGAGCAGCACGAAAACCGCGGCATGAGGAAGCGCCGCAAAGAACAAAAGCTCATCGTCGCTGGCTGCATGTCGCAGCGTTTCTCCAAAGAACTTCCCGGCGCCATGCCGGAAGTCGACGCCTTCATCGGCCTCGATCAGGTCACCAAAGTCGCCCCGATCATCGAGGGTCTCTTCGAAAAAGAACGCGGCAAAAAAGACCTCCCCGAAAATTTCGTCACCGGTCGCTCCACGTACATTCCGGACTACGACACGCCGCGCTTCCGCCTCACCCCAAAACATTTCGCGTACATCAAGATCGCCGAAGGCTGCAACCACCCGTGCGCCTTCTGCATCATCCCGCAGATCCGCGGCCGCCACCGCTCCCGCACCGTCGAGAGCGTCGTGGCCGAGGCCCGCCAGCTCGTCAAAGAGGGCGTGAAGGAAATCAACCTGATCTCCCAAGATACGACCTACTTCGGCATGGACACCTGGGAACAGCGCCCCAATCCCCGCACGCCCGTCGATTCTTCCCGCGGCACCGCGCTCACCACGCTCCTCCGCCAGCTCAACGCCATCGAAGGCGATTTCTGGATACGCCTCCTCTACACGCACCCGGCCCACTGGTCCGACGAACTCATCAAGACCATCGCTGAGTGCCCCAAGGTCGCCCGCTACGTGGACATGCCGCTGCAACACATCAGCGACCACATGCTCACCGAGATGCAGCGTGAAACCTCCTCCGCCTACATCCGCGATCTCGTGAAACGCATCCGCGCCGGCATCCCCGGCATCGCCCTGCGCACCACCTTCATCGTCGGCTTCCCCGGCGAAACCGACGCCGACATCGACGAACTCTGCGAATTCATGCGCACCGTCCAGTTCGAGCGCCTCGGCGTCTTCCGCTACTCGCAGGAAGAAGGCACCAAAGCCTCCAAGCGCACCGATCAGCTCTCCGCCAAAGTCAAAGAAGCCCGCTGGCACCGCACCATGTCCCTTCAGAAGGAAATCGCCGGTAACGTCAGCAAACGCTACGTCGGCCGCACCATCCGCGTCCTCGTCGAAGAACCCGGCGTCGCCCGCGGCGAAGCCGACGCCCCCGACATCGACGGCCGCGTGTACGTCCCTCGCGAACTCCCCGTCGGCGCCTTCATCGATGTCGAGATCACCGGCTATCAGGATTACGATCTCCTCGCCCTCCCTCCCGGCGAAAAACCCGTCGAATTCAAAGTCGCCAAACAGGCGCAGTGA
- the rsgA gene encoding ribosome small subunit-dependent GTPase A, which translates to MTLADYGWTEALALSFAPHAAAGLEPARVVCELRRNFYAVQLESGEVLAECGGGFFHVAKKADQFPAVGDWVGVKQRAGELRADLHVVLPRKTKFSRRASGSEEIEQIVAANIDTVFLVSGLDQNFNPKRIQRFLVAAKESGAEAVILLNKSDVCDDADEVREEIAELVPGVPIHVTSTVTRKGLKALGTTYVQPGRTLAFIGSSGVGKSSLINALVKDEALPTGEVREKDSKGRHTTTRRELVITPSGALVIDTPGMRELQLWKVDDGVEDAFADIKALALRCRFTDCGHTNEPGCAVLAALKSGELMAQRFESYRKLKAEKVASKPALKKPSALASKPGWNKKNEGAKPFRHRFHSED; encoded by the coding sequence ATGACTCTTGCCGACTACGGCTGGACCGAGGCGCTTGCGCTCTCATTTGCTCCGCATGCCGCGGCGGGGCTGGAGCCGGCGCGGGTGGTGTGCGAGCTGCGGCGGAATTTTTATGCGGTGCAGCTGGAGTCGGGCGAAGTGCTCGCCGAGTGCGGCGGGGGATTTTTCCATGTGGCGAAGAAGGCCGATCAGTTTCCGGCGGTGGGCGACTGGGTGGGCGTGAAGCAGCGGGCGGGCGAGCTGCGGGCGGATTTGCATGTGGTGCTGCCGAGGAAGACGAAGTTTTCGCGGCGGGCATCGGGTTCGGAGGAGATCGAGCAGATCGTGGCGGCGAATATCGACACGGTGTTTCTCGTGAGCGGGCTGGACCAAAATTTTAACCCGAAGCGCATTCAGCGTTTCTTGGTGGCGGCGAAGGAAAGCGGGGCGGAGGCGGTGATTTTATTGAACAAGTCGGATGTATGCGACGACGCGGACGAGGTGCGCGAAGAGATCGCGGAGCTTGTGCCCGGAGTGCCGATACACGTGACGAGCACGGTGACGCGGAAGGGATTGAAGGCGCTCGGGACGACTTATGTGCAGCCGGGGCGCACGCTGGCGTTTATCGGATCATCGGGCGTGGGGAAGTCGTCGCTCATCAATGCGCTCGTGAAGGATGAAGCGCTACCGACAGGCGAGGTGCGCGAGAAGGACAGCAAGGGGCGGCACACGACGACGCGGCGGGAGCTCGTGATCACACCGTCGGGAGCGCTGGTGATCGACACGCCGGGAATGCGCGAGCTGCAGTTGTGGAAAGTGGATGACGGCGTCGAGGATGCGTTTGCGGATATCAAGGCGCTGGCGTTGCGGTGTCGGTTCACGGATTGCGGGCACACGAACGAGCCGGGCTGCGCGGTGCTGGCGGCGTTGAAGAGCGGGGAGTTGATGGCGCAGCGCTTCGAGAGTTATCGGAAGTTAAAGGCGGAAAAAGTGGCGAGTAAACCGGCGCTGAAGAAACCGAGCGCGCTGGCGAGCAAGCCGGGGTGGAATAAGAAGAACGAAGGCGCGAAGCCGTTCAGGCATCGGTTTCATTCGGAGGATTGA
- a CDS encoding methyltransferase domain-containing protein, translating to MLLSCLQFLTSRCLSLIRRGLAWGREWADGAPERAAWIYPKDELSPEARYRDFNHRYFASLHEQERMLADRQRMNFYHAAISRHIKPGARVIDLGTGTGILAAFASRAGAAKVYAIDHSKILDHAKEIAAHNRLENVEFVAKHSKEFSLTEKVDVILHEQMGDCLFDEAMVANISDLRERLLKPGGLIVPSRFELFCEPIKVRDERLVPFIWEMTVKGYDYGCMERSRPQEPAYYRLVSTDLGIIDHYLGKPEPVLSFDLHTVNEAELPQEIRFSRTVVNAGRLDGYVVFFRAMVDEDLSLSSSPLDPQRAPHWGFRILRTDRDDFVVGDVIEVTLKVEKWPVLETWRWSHTKRAKAV from the coding sequence ATGCTCCTTTCATGTCTCCAATTTCTCACCTCCCGCTGTCTTTCTCTTATCCGTCGCGGGCTGGCGTGGGGGCGCGAGTGGGCGGATGGGGCGCCGGAGCGCGCGGCGTGGATTTATCCGAAGGATGAGCTTTCGCCGGAGGCGCGGTATCGGGATTTCAATCATCGGTACTTCGCGAGTTTGCACGAGCAGGAGCGGATGCTGGCGGACCGGCAGCGAATGAATTTCTACCACGCGGCGATCTCGCGGCATATCAAGCCGGGGGCGCGGGTGATCGATCTGGGGACGGGCACGGGAATCCTGGCGGCGTTCGCATCGCGGGCGGGCGCGGCGAAGGTTTATGCGATCGATCACTCGAAGATTCTCGATCACGCGAAGGAGATCGCGGCGCACAACCGGCTGGAGAACGTCGAGTTCGTCGCGAAGCACAGCAAAGAGTTTTCCCTGACGGAGAAGGTGGACGTGATCCTGCACGAGCAGATGGGCGACTGTCTTTTCGACGAGGCGATGGTGGCAAACATCAGCGATCTGCGGGAGCGGTTGTTGAAACCGGGCGGGCTGATCGTGCCGAGCCGGTTCGAGCTTTTTTGCGAGCCGATCAAAGTGCGCGATGAACGGCTGGTGCCGTTTATTTGGGAGATGACGGTGAAGGGTTATGACTACGGTTGCATGGAGCGGAGTCGGCCGCAGGAGCCTGCTTACTACCGGCTCGTGAGCACCGATCTCGGGATCATCGATCACTATCTGGGGAAACCGGAGCCGGTGTTGTCGTTCGATCTGCACACAGTGAATGAAGCGGAGCTGCCGCAGGAGATTCGTTTTTCACGCACGGTCGTGAACGCCGGGCGGCTCGATGGCTATGTGGTGTTTTTCCGCGCGATGGTGGACGAGGATTTGAGCCTGAGTTCGTCGCCGCTCGATCCGCAGCGCGCGCCGCATTGGGGGTTTCGTATCCTCAGGACGGATCGCGATGACTTCGTGGTGGGTGACGTGATCGAGGTCACTCTGAAGGTCGAGAAGTGGCCGGTGCTGGAGACGTGGAGATGGAGTCACACGAAGCGTGCGAAAGCTGTTTAA
- a CDS encoding small ribosomal subunit Rsm22 family protein, with amino-acid sequence MTWSDLDWPALDRLRDGFLSGSAANGPYWRSLSDLASYDFTYAERVGWKWDAVLAELRRRNWTPPSRTLLDWGCGSGIAGRRALSAFGAENFDTLQVWDHSPLARQFATAAAKENFPTLSVSEFSPFTPHSSPFTLLLSHVLNELPAPARSELFALIDRADAVIWIEPGTHAVSRDLASVRDRLRADFDLVAPCTHALDCPLFTAANERHWCHYFAPAPSGIYADSNWVKFGQRAGVDLRSLPYSVLVLERKNLRPASAPLPPDASRVLGRLRVHKAHTDLLACDATGLHDLKLFKRTDPALHKQLDRNPPTPLYRFAREEEKITAAQPLFP; translated from the coding sequence ATGACTTGGTCCGACCTCGACTGGCCCGCCCTCGACCGCCTCCGCGACGGCTTCCTCTCCGGCTCCGCCGCCAACGGCCCCTACTGGCGCTCGCTCTCCGACCTCGCCAGCTACGACTTCACCTACGCCGAACGCGTCGGCTGGAAATGGGACGCCGTCCTTGCCGAACTTCGTCGCCGTAACTGGACACCGCCCTCCCGCACACTTCTCGACTGGGGCTGCGGCAGCGGCATCGCCGGCCGCCGTGCCCTCTCCGCCTTCGGTGCCGAGAACTTCGATACGCTCCAAGTCTGGGACCACTCCCCCCTCGCCCGCCAGTTCGCCACCGCCGCCGCCAAAGAAAACTTCCCCACGCTCTCCGTCTCCGAATTCTCCCCTTTCACCCCTCACTCTTCCCCCTTCACTCTTCTTCTTAGCCACGTCCTCAACGAACTCCCCGCCCCCGCCCGCTCCGAACTCTTCGCCCTGATCGACCGCGCCGACGCCGTCATCTGGATCGAGCCCGGCACGCACGCCGTCAGCCGTGACCTCGCCTCCGTCCGCGATCGACTCCGCGCCGACTTCGACCTCGTCGCCCCCTGCACGCACGCGCTCGATTGCCCGCTCTTCACCGCCGCCAACGAACGCCACTGGTGCCACTACTTCGCCCCAGCGCCCTCCGGCATCTACGCCGATTCCAACTGGGTGAAATTCGGCCAGCGCGCAGGCGTCGATCTCCGCTCGCTTCCCTACAGCGTCCTCGTCCTCGAACGAAAGAACCTCCGCCCCGCGTCCGCTCCGCTCCCGCCCGACGCCAGCCGCGTCCTCGGTCGCCTTCGCGTCCACAAAGCCCACACCGACCTCCTCGCCTGCGACGCCACCGGCCTTCACGACCTGAAACTCTTCAAGCGCACTGACCCCGCGCTGCACAAACAGCTCGACCGCAACCCGCCGACTCCCCTCTACCGCTTCGCGCGCGAAGAAGAAAAAATCACCGCCGCCCAGCCGCTGTTTCCTTAA